The DNA region AGCAAGCTGTGTGcatgggctgctccagcagtgctgtgtgtttgGAGTGCCTTTAGCAATGCCACGTGTGTGCCAGGTCCTGGGAGTGAGGGGGTTGGTTTGCCACTTGAGTGAGGGCAGTGGTCATGTGCTTGATGCCTCCCATTCAGCCACACCGACCAAAACCGAGGATGCCTTTAACTTTTGGGTGATGAAACACACTTGGCAATTCTGATTCACACTGAAGCTCTTGCAAAGGCAGTCTGGCAGTTTGCTGGCAGTTCAGGGAGAGCTTCCTGGTTTTGACCAGCTGAGGGTCCCATCACCTTTTGCTTGTGATAGAATAGCAACCAGCTCTTATGTACCACTTCCACCccttaaaaatactttgcatgCTCACTGAATTTCATGCTGCTTCTAGAAATAGAGAGCAGTGTGTAGGAGCTGAAGGAACCTGCCCCAGCTTATAGCAGGTTATAGTTAGCACTGAGTGGGAGCAGAGTCTGGCTCTGATGATAGCTCCCACTTCTGTCCATGTCATgtctgtgcaggcagcagctccaaaacACATAAAGCCAGGAGGAAGAAAGACCCCTCCTTTTTCCCCGGGTAAGGCTTTAATAATAGGAAACACCAGACCTGAAGACTTTACATTGAAATTTATTATGTGTATAAATTATACAACCAGACAAGAATGACACTGTATGTCCAACAActgtcttttgtttttcaaagaccaaaaataatgggaaaaagaagtaacAAAGACCTACTAGTGTCATGTAAAACTGTCTGTAACCCATGGGAGCCATGTGGCTTCACAGAGAAAGTGATCACAGTATTATCCAGCAGTATAAAAAAAACTGAGCAAACAGAGCTCGGAGGAGCTCCGTCTTTCTGAGGCAAGACAGAAGTCAAAGCTGTGTTTCTGATCCTGTAGAGTTTTTGTAGGCACTCTGTAAAGCAATGACAATTCTTGGCCATTGTTTTTAGCCTTTTCCACCCTTGGTTTTTGGTGATAAAGTTAGTCTCTGAGAAGAGCTCACACCAAGCACAGGAGAAACTTTGCCTGAACCCTCTTAAAGCACTCTCTGATTTCTGGGGAGAAAGGTCTCCTAGTATTAGTGGCAGAACCAAGATCACAGTACCCAGAGAGGGGTAATTTCTCTCACAAGGGAAGGTGGATTAGTTCAGGGTGAGGGAAGTCACAAAGAGAAGGTGAAGGTCCTGCTTTTTCACATGGCAAACAAGCCCACAGTGACTGTCATGGCGAGGAAGCTGAGCGCCACGATCCACCGCACCAGGGAGGTGGTGGGTGTCGTGTCTGTGTTCCTCATCTTTGTCCTCTcaccttccttcccagctgctggaccTAGATCAAAtagggagaaaaagcaaataaagacaAGTGAGAAGAGGTTGTGGCAAGAAGCTGCTAACGTGCAGCGTTTGCTCTCCCCAGTGCCAGAGCACACCCTGCTGGAGTCatccagggaaggagaaagcccagagcccagctgggagaAACAGTGGCAGCAGGTTCTGCTCTCCCAGTGGAGAGGGGAAGCAGCAGACTTGACCTGGGAATCACAAAggcccacagcccctctgcctgTAAGTGACTACCAGCCTCTTCCCTTGTCTCCTTACAGGCTTACACGTGCACTGCCCAGCTCCATCAAACCCCTGATGTGTGCAGAAGACAGACAAATGCTGAAGctagaattttaaaaggcattttgtCTCCTACTTCTCACTGATTTAACTTTAGGCATCTAAAGACCTTGAGCAGTCTTCAGCACTCCAAGCAATTTTTGCAGTACAACGTCAGGATGGGATTCCTCATCCAACAccaaatttttctgaaaatcttacTTGTATGCATGTATTGGGAAAGGAATGACAATGTTTCACAGAGAACTTTTAACACCTTTCCCACAGAAGCTGCTTTAAGCTTCACTATCCAGAGATGCTTAAGGCAAGGTTTGCTTTTCATCTTTGCCATGGAAAAACTGTGGTTCAGTCCAGGATGCACTGAAAACAAATATCCATTTTAGTTTCAGAATGGGTAGGccataagggtttttttatctGAATTGCGTGTCCTCGTGGAAACCACTCTGCTCTGTAAACATCTGAGCTCACTCCTCACTCAGGTACAAGCTTGATTACATTCCACCATCCAAAGCAGTGCTCACTATAAAGCCAGCACATTCTCTGGAGTGTTTTCAGCAAATACTTCTGGGAGGCAGGAAAATGATCAGAGGGAGATACAGTCCAAAAGGACAGGCTGCTGGATAGGACTGTGTCCAGAGAACCTTCTGTCAGCATCACAGCACCACAGCACTTCCCCAGCACTTCCTGCAGCACCCAAAATTGATGCCTTTGCTTCCGTGAACTCAAGGTCAGTTTTCCCTGTGGTGAATGAACCTTACATTTGTTAAAGCCCTAGAGGTGGAGAGAGGAGTCTTTTTTTGTAAAGCTTCCTCACTGACACACTTTCTGAAGAGCCCACATCTGTTATCCTTGCTCTGCCATGTCTAGAAGAAGTTTTGTACACAGAAGTGCCTCTCCTTGTACTACCTGCTAATGGTGGGAGAAGAGGTAGGACAAGCAGATCATGCTTGTTTCCCAATGGCTTTTACAAACAAGGACAGAGGAAGGGaggtgaaggaaaggaaggagcaCTATGAAGCACCTGCCCTTAGAAGTGTCTTACCGTGCTCATGTGATTTGTTGATGTTCCTCGTGCgaagcagctctgcctttggctgCACAGGGTGACCGTTCTCCTGGCCCTTGGacaccagctcctgcagtgcttCGAACACCTGAGAAGAAGGAACACTGTCTCATTATGTGGCCTCCTCTTGTTCTTTCACTGGACCACTTGTCGCTTCCCCAGGCACTTTAGGAACTAGAGGAAGACATGAGGCTTCAGTCTAAGTCTCCTGGTACATTTTGCATAGAACAAAAGTTGCCTGTGAGGTCAAGAGGATGTTTTTCAAACTCCTTGTTCTCTTTACAGGTTCTCCCTGAAGCTTTCAGCTCAGGAGAAGACTATTGCCCACCTTCTGATGGGAAGGAAAGCAAGGTACCTGTGACCTAGTCAGAGTGCACAGCAGACCTGTGTAACTTCACCACAGAGGCAGGACAGATACTATGTGGTAATCCCCAATCCCAGTATTAACCCTCATTCATATCTGAATAGTGGCACATGGAAGAGGCTGGATTCAAACACtaagggagggagaagagctTTTCAGAGACCACTGTTTTATTCAGCTGCCAGGTTGGAGAAGCACGGGCATCCAACTCTGACCAGCTCGCCCTGATCCACAACTTCTCATAAGTTCCCCAGTGGAAATACTGGCCTTGTATTTCCCCTGTAGCTATTTTCTTGTTTGAGAGAGGATGTGGGCTGGCAGGTTGTTACTCACCCGTATATTTAACAGGAATGCTTTCTTGGCCTCCTCCATGACTCTTTTCTTAGTGGCAAGGTCCATCTCGAGAGCATTCATGCGGGAGCGGTAGAGCTGCTTGAACTTGGTGGCATTGGAGACCCCATCAAAGGTGAAGAAAGCCAGCCCTTCCCCCGTGCTGGGCAGCTGGAGGGCCTTCTGGGCAATTTTCTTCAGCACCTGCCCCCCAGACAGGTCTCCCAAATAGCGAGTGTAGGCATGGGCCACCAGGAGCTCTGGCTCATTCTTGCCTATGTAGTGGAGCCTCTCGACATATTTCTGAGTCGCCTCAGGACATGGGATCTCTTCCCTCCAGTTCCTGCCATAGAAGTACTTCAAGTCTTCCTCCAGGGCAGCTTTGCGGTGCAGCTCCGCCGGAAAATACACAGGGGCATAAACTGGATTGTTCTTGTTCCGTTCAATCTCTTCCTCCAGAGCAGAGTAGACAAAGTACAGGGATGCTGTAACcagctgaaagagaagaaagaggatgAGCTATAGGTGCATCTGTTTATCCTTTTCAAGTCTGTGGGACAAATTGTACTAACAATAAAGGTACTCGTGGGCACACCCACTATGAGTCACGAACACCTGTGATGTTGCAGATTTCCCGTGTGGAAAACAGTGCAAGGTACAGGGAGACACTGTTTAGCTCTTCCCGTCTGCTTGAGACAGCAATCAGGTGAGCCCTTTCCAGCAGATATTGGTCTTACTTGCTCTTAAAATCACTGCCTTGCCTTCAAGTTAAAGTCTGGCAGCTTGATGAGATGTAAACTGGAGCTCTGTTTAAGCATTCCTGGTCTCTTCCCATTCCCTCAGTCAATAGAGAGGGTATTCCCAAAGGTATCCTTTCTGGTGCATTGTTCAAATCTGAATGCTCCAAAATGTGGCTTCCCTTTGTGGGGCCTTGTGAGATGATGACACATCCTGGTTATTTTTCAACATATTCATCCTGTCACCATTCCACCATCCTGGGAACTGAGGCACCACCACTCTGCTCACTCAGGCATGCAAGTGGGGTTGCCTCCTCGGTTGCCCCAGAGAAACAAGATAAAAGGGATCTGGAAGCACAGCCTGCCTCTGAAAGATGCCTTTGTGAAGGAGTGCTGCGAGGCTGTGTTCTCCCCTCTATTTTGAAACcattgttattgttgtttttccCAGCTTATGTGATACTTTCTTTTATCTGCCAGCTTTTCCACGTGATCTGAGACAATATAGCTGTgttctttccttccccaggcATTCTGTTTTCAGAGGCTGTTACACCTACACCAccccttcctttccctgggCCCCTTGTGAGCAGCAAATGGTAAAAGATGAAGGTGTTGCAGTAGAGGTGAGTCAGGTTTGGGTAGGGGGGATTATGCTGCTCACAGGAGAGAAAGCTGTTTACTTTCTCACAAAGCAGTCAGTTCTGCAATGAGAGAGTTCCTGTTTCAACCTTGTCCCACTGTGCCAGAAAATAGGACTTTGATAAGCACATGGGCAGTGACTGGTTGTGGAAACAAATATCCACCATCTGGGGAGTCACGTAGCAGGCCAGATATATACGTCTGCCAAGAGAGTAAAcaaaaacagttttttaaacAGTAACCTGTTACCCAACTTACcggaaaagaaacaaaacatggGAACATTGCTTTCCAAATTAAGCAAAATTGTAGCTCAACTGATTGTTTTTAGAGGCAGGTAGTGGTTTAATGAGAAACATGGCTTTTAAacatttgttaatttttaaaatccatgtcTCATTTGCCTGACAGCATGTAAAAATCATCTTAAGAAACCAAGTTTTATTCCTGAAGGTCTTTACAGCTTGCCTGTCTCAAAGATCATTGCCTAACCAATGCCATATTTCTAACAGCAGGAAGTCAGCACCTGAGACTGAATTTATGCTTAGCTAAGTATTCTGAATGTCACCTGTCAGAAATAAGCAGTCTCTTTCCTACTTCTGTGGATTTCTTTGCCATAATTCAACAACAAAGTAATTAAGCCACAGGTTGAATTGGTAGCTGTTATTTGCAAGTCCACGTGTCACTTCCTGTATCCTCTTAGGAATTCTGGCCCAggtgtttgctttggttttgctctTGGCTTTGTTATGTGGCTCAGATCCCAGGAATTGTATCTAGCCAGGTTAGGCTAATGTGtggaaatgtttctcttttatctTGAAAAAGGCAACAGGCTCCTGCTTGTTAGCAGCAGACACGGATTGCTCAAACTCAGTCTGGTTTTGAGTTATTGTTCATGATCTCAGCTGTGGTATAACTCAAGTGACAATGCAAAGTTCAGTGCCAGCAACGATCCCACATCCTCACTTTCTCACCATCCCATCATTATTTCTAGCTGCAGCTGCCTAGAGTGTTGTAAATACAGAATTCTCCCTCTTTTGGGCAAGTATCTGAACATAGTTCTATCTCCATTAACTGTGACTGGTAATAATAACATGCAGGCATttatgaagaaagagaaaagcaatagCATTAGTCCCAGCAACCTCTTTGTCCTTTTTCTCATGTTTCAGCTTGGCTGCCCATTGTGATATGCACGGCCCTTCCCCACCTTCTGCAAGAGGAGCCAGTAAGACCTCAGGGTGCAGAAGTTTGATGTTTTTCATAGGAGATGCTGATACATATGTCCCCATCCTCCTTGCCTGTGCTGGCCCCATCCTCCCCCCTTTAGTCCCCTCTCAGCCCATCTGATCTAACTGGTGAGGAAATCCCATCCCCAAGCAAAGCTGCTATGAAGTACCTTAAACTCCTGGAGTGACACCTGCCCCTTTTGGAAATTCCTCATGAACGGTGTGTTCTCTGCCTGCTCGTGCACCTCCTTGGTAGCTTCCTTCAACAGTTCTGACAGGTCTGTGGACATCCTGGGGAAGAACAGTGAAACAGGTATTAGAGCTGTGTCTTCTGACAAAACAAATCTTAGCTCTCTAGGACAAAAGGAGGAGCCTGGGATGGCAGAAAAAGGAGCAGAGCATTCCCGAGAGGTGTCAATGGGACCCAGAGAGCACCAGCTTTCCAAACAGTGTCCCGAGCAAGGAAGACTGACAGACTCCATCCAGAGGTGGAGGCAGCAGCATGcctttccctgcagagcaggaacaggaacagcATTCCTAAAAGCAAGGGGAGAAACACAACACTCCTCTGACAAAACACTTCCCTCCCATTCCCGTCCCGCTCTCACCTTTCAGAGCTGTGTGACTGGGAAGTTTCCATGTTTCTCCACGTCGtttctctcctctgcttccctgctgttGCTCGCGCTTTCCTGCTTCCTTTCAGCTCCCAGGACAGTGAAGCTCTGAGCTGGGCAGCCTGACTCCCACATCCAGCTTTATACTGCCAGGCCACGTGAGCAGCGAACCACTGACCTCAGTGCGAGTACAAACTTCTTGCAACACAACAgcacttcccttcccagctggctgTCACCCTCTCCTGGCCCACAGCCCCTAAGAACCAGAAGGAAGTCACCAGATGCATCTTGATAACTAAGCAAAAACAAGAGGATGTCCAGAAACTTCTCTTTTGAGGGTGCCTGGCTCTGTAACCCTTTCAGTGCCTTGCCTGTGGCAGGCAGAGCCCGGGTACTGCCAGAGGTGCTCGTTgtcctggggacagcggggttGGACAAGGAGGGTGGATTTACAGAGCTAATGCTTGGGGCACAGAGGGCAGCCTCCTCACCCTACACCCCAGTCTGTGTGCCTTGCATGCTGCCTGGAGAGCTAATccagccctcccctgctctAGCACAGCTCAGGTATAATCATCCCATGTCCCATGCCTGTGCTCAGGCATGCACCAGCTCTGGCTTGCAGGTGCCAGACCTGCCCTTGTGCAGTTCCCCCTTGCCCTTGGCAGTAAACCCTGCCACTTTGCACAGAGCCAACACAGGTGTGCCAGCACCAATGCACAGCCAAATCCACTCCACGCTCTCCTGCTCATGGAAACAATGGCATCTGATTTGTTTGACAGCTGGCTTCTGTTGTCACCACAGCAGCGTGCAGGGCAATTTAGGAAAATTGTACACCATCTCCTAGATACCCAGAAGGCTGGGGTAGCTGAAAAGATATCATACAGGACTTGGGGAAAACTGAGGAAGTCTGCAGAGACTTTCAAAGGCAAATAATTCTTCTGATTTGGGAGAAGTGTTGGACATGGTGCTTCTGCCAGTAGCTGTTGctctgctggggtttttttttggtggttttttttttttttttttttttttttttttttgataaagtGGTCAGTGAAGCAGCCAACAGATGAAGCTGGGCTCTTCTTTCCCACCTGTAGTTATGCTGGAAGCTGGGCTAGCAGGGACAGGTGATGCACTGGCTGGCTGTACTCTGGAAAAGCACACATTTGTGCTGAGCCCAAAAGAGCAGGGCACTTACAGCCACCATTCCCCTACTTCAGTGGGTGTGACAAAAACTCCCTTGTACAGTGGGGCAGAGGGTGGTGGGGAGGCAGAGCCTGGGTGGAAGGAGAAGGACTGTGGCATctgctgtccctctgcagccagcctTCTCTGTGGATGCTGCCATCCAAGCCAGCACTTCGCTTGTCTCCCTGTCACTGCACCCACACCAGTCTCAGCAGGGTTGGGGGCTGTAGGATAAAAAGCCGTTCTAGAAAAAGTATTCTTCTATCCTTTTTTTGGACTCCAGCAGACATCTGGCATGCAGCATTCAGGAATTCAGGAAGGATTACTCAGCATTTCCATCCTGACTCAGCCAGACTTTTCCTGTCttgcttttgtcttttaaagCAACAGTGCATGCTGGCAAAAGCTGACACATTCCATTCTTACCCCCATGTCACTGCAGACAACTTGCTTGCTTTTCtgaaaggtaaaataaatttatcaaGATGTCTGAATCTTCAAAGCAAGTGTGACAAAGACCCAAACATCTCCTGAGAGGGCAGACAGCCCCATGGCCAGTCCTTCCTGAAAACATTGAAACCACAGTTTGCCACAGAAATGGTCCCAAAATTAATGCTTCCCTCTGGCATAACTCCTTAAAGCtctcattttctgtcattttctgtgAGTCCTATTCTCACAGAGGAAGCTGGAGCACAAATTGAACCTCTAGTTCTAGTGGAGGGAAGTAGGAAAATATATGGGAATTATATGAGAATAAGAATTATATTATGAGAG from Vidua chalybeata isolate OUT-0048 chromosome 5, bVidCha1 merged haplotype, whole genome shotgun sequence includes:
- the HMOX1 gene encoding heme oxygenase 1 isoform X1, which encodes MESVSLPCSGHCLESWCSLGPIDTSRECSAPFSAIPGSSFCPRELRFVLSEDTALIPVSLFFPRMSTDLSELLKEATKEVHEQAENTPFMRNFQKGQVSLQEFKLVTASLYFVYSALEEEIERNKNNPVYAPVYFPAELHRKAALEEDLKYFYGRNWREEIPCPEATQKYVERLHYIGKNEPELLVAHAYTRYLGDLSGGQVLKKIAQKALQLPSTGEGLAFFTFDGVSNATKFKQLYRSRMNALEMDLATKKRVMEEAKKAFLLNIRVFEALQELVSKGQENGHPVQPKAELLRTRNINKSHEHGPAAGKEGERTKMRNTDTTPTTSLVRWIVALSFLAMTVTVGLFAM
- the HMOX1 gene encoding heme oxygenase 1 isoform X2, encoding METSQSHSSERMSTDLSELLKEATKEVHEQAENTPFMRNFQKGQVSLQEFKLVTASLYFVYSALEEEIERNKNNPVYAPVYFPAELHRKAALEEDLKYFYGRNWREEIPCPEATQKYVERLHYIGKNEPELLVAHAYTRYLGDLSGGQVLKKIAQKALQLPSTGEGLAFFTFDGVSNATKFKQLYRSRMNALEMDLATKKRVMEEAKKAFLLNIRVFEALQELVSKGQENGHPVQPKAELLRTRNINKSHEHGPAAGKEGERTKMRNTDTTPTTSLVRWIVALSFLAMTVTVGLFAM